The following are from one region of the Candidatus Dadabacteria bacterium genome:
- a CDS encoding Hsp20/alpha crystallin family protein, whose protein sequence is MKYAVNLWEPANVFRNFASVFPRVFDSDAAESGRSPRVDIFDDGNNFVLSAELPGVSREDLDIDVKDNRLMIKGEKKLENKTEKEGYLRVERSYGAFERSFFLDDNIDRENIKAEYKDGVLHLTLPRKQDEPSKKIEVN, encoded by the coding sequence ATGAAATATGCGGTAAATCTGTGGGAGCCGGCTAACGTCTTTCGTAATTTCGCAAGCGTCTTCCCAAGGGTTTTTGATTCCGATGCGGCGGAGAGTGGCCGGAGTCCGAGAGTTGATATCTTTGACGACGGAAACAATTTCGTTTTATCGGCGGAATTGCCCGGGGTAAGCAGGGAAGACCTCGACATAGACGTAAAGGACAACCGGCTTATGATAAAGGGAGAAAAAAAGCTTGAGAACAAGACCGAAAAGGAAGGATATCTCAGGGTCGAGAGATCCTACGGAGCGTTTGAGAGAAGTTTTTTTCTTGACGACAACATAGACAGAGAAAACATAAAAGCCGAGTACAAAGACGGCGTCCTGCACCTCACGCTACCGAGAAAGCAGGATGAACCTTCAAAGAAAATAGAGGTGAACTGA
- a CDS encoding thiamine pyrophosphate-binding protein: MVCLITGEPFMARLQGGYLVSKALYDLGVRDVFTLGGGHINPVYRACTDLGIRLVDTHHEQGAAMAADAYGRLRRVPGICLVTAGPGLTNALTGVSGSYLANSPMMLISGRSGIEENDRMSLQEIDQEAIVRPVTKWARTVYEVGRLEEYVSAAYGAAISARPGPVYLGMSYEVLYPSCDEREASPARAPVPDTDCEPPERKISEFFRLLSASKRPVVVVGSGGWYSGAEQSILEFAERLGAPFFTLNMGRGILPDNHKCCFGAASPASPGGFREISANTDLVILLGIRLSIYAGFGNTINPNAKTVQVDINPEEIGRNRPADLGVVCDLDSFLAKANLYARENKASLNFSSWMKEARSARSRARAAFRRTVSKSKGIHPAAVAKTVSDYLGGEGVIAVDGGDCQSWTDLSSEVRKPGHYLKGGPLGCMGVGVPFALGAKVAFPEKPVALVTGDGAVAMNFMEMETAVRHSIPFVAVVCNDSAWGMTKHQIEITYPDAGATQGVDLGFVDFHEIIKAMGGYGEKIENIKDLTPALERAFSSGLPAVLNVRTDPDAVSGATRVITEMMMRAMD; this comes from the coding sequence ATGGTTTGTTTGATTACGGGAGAACCATTCATGGCGAGACTACAGGGCGGATACTTGGTTTCCAAAGCTCTTTACGACCTGGGAGTGAGGGATGTCTTTACCTTGGGAGGGGGACACATAAACCCTGTTTACAGGGCCTGCACGGATCTCGGCATAAGGCTTGTCGACACCCACCATGAGCAGGGAGCCGCAATGGCGGCGGATGCCTACGGAAGACTCAGAAGAGTGCCGGGGATATGCCTTGTGACGGCGGGCCCCGGTCTCACAAACGCCCTTACGGGTGTTTCGGGTTCCTACCTTGCCAATTCTCCAATGATGCTGATTTCGGGACGTTCGGGGATCGAGGAGAACGACAGAATGTCCCTTCAGGAAATAGACCAGGAAGCGATCGTAAGACCCGTTACGAAGTGGGCTAGGACGGTTTACGAAGTCGGAAGACTCGAAGAGTACGTCTCGGCCGCCTACGGAGCCGCAATCTCTGCCAGGCCGGGGCCCGTGTACCTTGGAATGTCCTACGAGGTTCTCTATCCGAGCTGCGACGAGAGGGAAGCTTCCCCTGCGAGGGCTCCCGTTCCCGATACGGACTGCGAACCGCCTGAGCGCAAGATATCGGAGTTTTTCCGGTTGCTTTCCGCCTCGAAAAGGCCCGTTGTGGTTGTCGGAAGCGGCGGGTGGTATTCTGGGGCCGAGCAAAGTATTTTGGAATTCGCAGAAAGACTCGGGGCGCCTTTTTTCACGCTTAACATGGGAAGAGGCATCCTGCCGGACAACCACAAATGTTGCTTCGGGGCCGCTTCCCCGGCAAGTCCCGGGGGATTCAGGGAAATAAGCGCGAATACGGACCTTGTAATCCTCCTCGGCATAAGGCTCAGCATCTATGCCGGGTTCGGAAACACCATAAACCCTAATGCCAAAACGGTACAGGTGGATATTAACCCAGAGGAAATAGGAAGGAACCGCCCGGCCGATCTCGGGGTCGTCTGCGATCTCGATTCTTTTCTCGCAAAGGCTAATCTCTACGCACGGGAAAACAAGGCAAGTCTCAATTTCAGTTCCTGGATGAAGGAGGCCCGCTCCGCAAGGTCCCGCGCCCGCGCGGCGTTTCGCCGGACCGTTTCCAAATCGAAAGGAATCCACCCGGCCGCGGTAGCAAAAACTGTTTCTGACTACCTTGGGGGAGAAGGGGTAATCGCGGTTGATGGCGGGGACTGCCAGTCATGGACCGACCTTTCATCCGAAGTGAGAAAACCTGGACATTACTTAAAGGGAGGCCCGCTCGGGTGCATGGGCGTCGGAGTTCCTTTCGCCCTCGGGGCAAAGGTGGCCTTTCCCGAAAAGCCCGTGGCTCTTGTGACCGGGGACGGAGCCGTGGCCATGAACTTCATGGAGATGGAAACCGCCGTGAGACACTCCATCCCGTTTGTAGCTGTGGTCTGCAACGATTCCGCGTGGGGAATGACCAAGCACCAGATAGAGATAACCTATCCGGATGCGGGAGCGACCCAGGGCGTGGATCTCGGTTTTGTGGATTTTCACGAAATAATAAAAGCGATGGGCGGGTACGGAGAGAAGATAGAAAACATAAAAGACCTGACCCCAGCATTGGAAAGGGCCTTTTCTTCGGGGCTTCCGGCGGTTCTTAACGTGAGAACAGATCCGGACGCTGTGAGCGGCGCCACGCGTGTGATCACGGAGATGATGATGAGGGCGATGGACTGA
- the lepA gene encoding elongation factor 4 translates to METDLIRNFSIIAHVDHGKSTLADRLLEFTGTLSEREKTEQFLDNMEIERERGITIKAQAVRLKYKADDGRTYEFNLIDTPGHVDFSYEVSRSLIACEGALLVVDASQGVEAQTLAHAYLAADSGLELVPVVNKIDLPSAEPDRVKKEIEDIVGISTEDAVLASAKEGTGTKEILESIVALIPPPKSPEDSRLKALIFDSWFDSYQGVVMLVRIYEGTVRLGMNIKLMATGKKYEVRKIGTFAPQATELEQLGAGQVGFITASIKEIGEAGVGDTITAADSPTEKPLEGFKVIKPMVFSGLYPIDTGDYDKLKEGLEKLKLNDSSLVYEPETSLALGFGFRCGFLGLLHMEIVRERVEREFEVNLITTAPTVIYRAIYPGGREVYVDNPSELPTGDRSARLQEPYVFVSVHTPSDYLGQIFELCEKRRGIQKNLSYVTENRAIIEYELPLAEIVYDFYDTLKSVTKGYASMDYEPAGYKDSNLIKLDILVNGNPVDALSIISHKDKAYERGRELIVKLRSLIPRQLYEVVIQATIGSRVIARESVKAMRKDVTSKCYGGDVTRKRKLLEKQKEGKKRMKQVGRVEIPQEAFLAVLKND, encoded by the coding sequence ATGGAAACAGACCTAATTCGAAATTTCTCTATAATAGCCCACGTCGATCACGGCAAGTCAACTCTCGCCGACAGGCTCCTTGAGTTCACCGGCACCCTAAGCGAACGCGAGAAAACCGAGCAGTTCCTGGACAACATGGAGATAGAGAGGGAAAGGGGAATAACGATAAAAGCTCAGGCGGTCAGGCTCAAGTACAAGGCTGACGACGGCAGAACATACGAATTCAACCTTATAGACACTCCCGGGCACGTCGATTTCAGCTATGAAGTGTCGCGAAGCCTGATAGCGTGCGAGGGAGCTCTACTGGTCGTTGACGCCTCCCAGGGAGTTGAGGCCCAGACGCTTGCCCACGCCTATCTGGCCGCCGACTCCGGGCTTGAACTCGTCCCCGTCGTAAACAAAATAGACCTGCCTTCCGCAGAACCCGACAGGGTGAAAAAAGAGATAGAGGACATAGTCGGAATCTCCACAGAAGATGCCGTTTTGGCAAGTGCCAAGGAAGGAACCGGCACTAAGGAAATACTGGAATCGATCGTGGCGCTCATACCACCCCCGAAAAGCCCCGAGGACTCAAGGCTCAAGGCGCTCATATTCGACAGCTGGTTCGATTCGTACCAAGGCGTCGTGATGCTGGTAAGGATATACGAAGGAACCGTAAGACTCGGCATGAACATCAAGCTAATGGCAACCGGCAAGAAATACGAAGTCAGGAAAATAGGCACGTTCGCTCCGCAGGCAACGGAACTTGAGCAGCTAGGAGCGGGACAGGTCGGATTCATAACTGCCTCGATAAAGGAAATCGGCGAAGCGGGGGTCGGGGACACAATAACGGCGGCCGATTCCCCCACTGAAAAGCCCCTTGAAGGATTCAAGGTCATAAAGCCCATGGTCTTCAGCGGACTCTACCCGATCGACACGGGAGATTACGACAAACTGAAAGAGGGACTCGAAAAACTCAAGCTAAATGACTCGTCTCTCGTTTACGAACCGGAGACATCGCTTGCGCTCGGATTCGGATTCCGCTGCGGTTTTCTTGGACTTCTCCATATGGAGATCGTGCGGGAGAGAGTGGAGAGGGAATTCGAAGTAAATCTCATAACGACCGCCCCCACGGTCATTTACAGGGCCATTTATCCGGGAGGAAGGGAAGTGTATGTCGACAACCCCAGCGAACTTCCGACCGGAGACCGTTCCGCCCGACTCCAGGAACCTTACGTGTTCGTGTCCGTTCATACCCCTTCGGACTATCTTGGACAGATATTCGAGCTTTGTGAAAAAAGAAGGGGAATACAGAAAAATCTGAGCTACGTGACCGAAAACAGGGCCATAATCGAGTACGAACTCCCGCTTGCGGAAATAGTCTACGATTTCTACGACACTCTAAAATCCGTCACCAAGGGGTATGCCTCGATGGACTACGAACCCGCGGGATACAAGGACTCGAACCTCATAAAGCTTGATATCCTCGTTAACGGAAACCCGGTTGACGCGCTCTCGATAATTTCCCACAAGGACAAGGCATACGAGAGGGGGAGGGAACTTATAGTGAAGCTCCGCTCGCTAATTCCCCGCCAGCTCTACGAGGTGGTCATACAGGCGACGATCGGAAGCCGGGTGATAGCCCGCGAATCGGTAAAGGCGATGAGAAAAGACGTTACCTCCAAGTGCTACGGTGGAGACGTCACCAGGAAAAGGAAGCTTCTTGAAAAACAGAAAGAGGGAAAAAAGAGGATGAAGCAGGTAGGCAGGGTGGAGATACCGCAGGAAGCTTTTCTGGCCGTGTTAAAAAACGACTGA
- a CDS encoding TonB-dependent receptor → MKKGIITGLTALLFAALLSPLAQSYELEKLVVLGSRFQERSVSDSPVPVDVITEEEIVATGQTEVGRVIQELIPSFNFSSSTISDGTDALRPATLRGLGPDQVLVLVNGKRRHKSALIHVNTSVGRGTAGVDMNTIPVSAIKRIEVLRDGSSAQYGSDAISGVINIILKDGYDGKVAASVGQLYEGDGETVVASINKGFSLGGESVVNATLEVRDRSSSNRAGVMGDIQYPGSECLDENGNTAPCGSLSGPRTLSASSVNDPERAFDRDRFRVGDADSTHVSFVLNMRGPVDFMDGEVYSFFDLSTRENESGGFYRRANQLDRNPAGSDYPDGFLPLINTRINDIAFGAGFEGNLTDSVKMDASYVVGGNTFSFEITDSHNASWVRCHTGEAEQCLSDVDYTGSIPLSADAGELKLFQHTVNLDFTTPFTFGNLAWGGEYRREEYEIEAGEAYSYEDYDGPGGRGSPGIQVFPGFKPSNELSETRDAFSAYADAEFDVGEMLLLSPAVRYENYSDFGNTFNGKLSARAALSDSFALRGSASTGFRAPSMQQIYFNNVSTQFNLNPDTGEFDAFEVGTFRNDSDLARMIGIPELKEETSRNFSAGFVFNPLPALTITTDFYYILIDDRIILSGRISEGNEAIPQSVRDSIGIQQGQFFMNAADTTTKGVDVVASFDHSFADNSTLKIVLAGTVNETEITDVNLPLGLPEELFTAQDRSIVEEWQPKDRFSLSGSYSKGFASLLVAVHRYGEYTVLDGGKSQTYGAKYLTDANLSLDLGKVGMFKIGANNLFDVKPDKNEIGQSRGGIIYDHDGSPIVNSPGVFTYSRRSAPFGFNGGYYYLAYEYSF, encoded by the coding sequence ATGAAGAAAGGAATTATTACAGGGCTTACAGCGTTGCTTTTCGCGGCTTTGTTAAGTCCCTTGGCGCAGTCTTACGAACTTGAAAAGCTGGTGGTGCTCGGCAGCCGTTTTCAGGAACGCAGCGTTTCGGATTCACCGGTTCCGGTTGATGTCATAACCGAAGAGGAAATTGTCGCCACCGGACAGACCGAGGTAGGCAGGGTTATTCAGGAACTCATACCGTCTTTTAACTTTTCAAGCTCAACCATAAGCGACGGAACGGACGCTCTCCGTCCCGCTACGCTTCGGGGCTTGGGACCTGATCAGGTCCTGGTGCTGGTTAACGGAAAGCGCCGCCACAAAAGCGCCCTTATACATGTAAACACATCCGTCGGACGTGGTACGGCGGGCGTTGACATGAACACAATTCCGGTAAGTGCGATAAAGAGAATCGAAGTTCTGAGGGACGGTTCTTCAGCCCAGTATGGCTCAGACGCTATCTCCGGCGTTATAAACATAATCCTTAAGGATGGCTACGATGGTAAGGTCGCGGCATCTGTGGGACAACTTTACGAAGGAGACGGAGAAACCGTGGTCGCGAGCATAAACAAGGGTTTTTCACTTGGCGGCGAAAGCGTCGTGAACGCTACGCTTGAAGTAAGGGACAGAAGTTCCTCCAACAGGGCTGGGGTCATGGGAGATATTCAGTATCCGGGCAGCGAATGTCTTGACGAGAACGGAAATACGGCACCGTGCGGAAGCCTGAGCGGTCCGCGGACGCTTTCGGCCAGTAGCGTGAACGACCCCGAGCGCGCTTTTGACAGGGACAGGTTCCGGGTAGGTGATGCTGACTCCACCCACGTAAGCTTCGTGCTCAACATGAGGGGACCGGTGGATTTTATGGACGGGGAGGTATACAGCTTCTTTGACTTGTCCACAAGGGAAAATGAGAGCGGAGGTTTTTACAGAAGGGCAAATCAGCTTGACAGAAACCCCGCCGGATCAGATTACCCGGATGGTTTTCTTCCTCTTATCAACACCCGTATAAATGATATCGCGTTCGGTGCGGGTTTCGAGGGAAACCTTACCGACAGCGTCAAAATGGACGCGAGTTATGTAGTGGGCGGAAACACTTTTTCCTTCGAAATCACTGATTCCCATAACGCCTCATGGGTCAGGTGTCATACCGGTGAAGCGGAGCAATGTCTCTCCGACGTGGATTACACCGGCTCAATTCCATTGTCTGCCGACGCGGGAGAGTTGAAGCTTTTTCAGCACACCGTGAATCTTGATTTTACGACTCCTTTTACGTTTGGAAATCTCGCTTGGGGAGGTGAGTACAGAAGGGAGGAATATGAAATAGAAGCCGGTGAAGCGTATTCATATGAAGACTACGATGGTCCCGGAGGTAGAGGGTCTCCCGGAATACAGGTGTTTCCCGGTTTCAAACCCAGCAATGAGCTTTCAGAAACGAGGGATGCTTTTTCCGCTTACGCCGACGCGGAATTTGACGTAGGGGAGATGCTGCTTTTAAGTCCTGCGGTGCGCTACGAGAACTACAGCGATTTCGGAAACACCTTTAACGGAAAACTCTCTGCCCGAGCTGCGCTTTCCGATTCTTTTGCCTTGCGCGGTTCTGCGAGCACGGGTTTTAGGGCTCCTTCCATGCAGCAGATTTATTTCAATAACGTCTCGACGCAGTTCAATCTCAATCCGGACACGGGAGAGTTTGATGCATTTGAAGTGGGAACTTTCCGTAATGACAGTGATCTGGCAAGAATGATAGGAATTCCGGAACTTAAAGAAGAAACCTCAAGGAATTTCAGTGCCGGCTTTGTGTTCAATCCCCTTCCTGCTTTGACGATTACAACCGATTTTTACTACATACTTATTGACGACCGCATTATCCTAAGCGGCAGGATTAGCGAGGGCAATGAAGCTATTCCTCAATCGGTAAGGGACAGCATTGGGATACAGCAGGGTCAGTTCTTCATGAATGCAGCGGACACTACAACCAAAGGGGTGGACGTGGTTGCGAGCTTCGATCATTCCTTTGCCGACAATTCCACTTTGAAGATCGTTTTGGCCGGAACGGTAAACGAAACCGAGATCACGGACGTGAATCTTCCGCTTGGCCTTCCCGAGGAGCTTTTTACAGCGCAAGACCGTTCGATCGTGGAAGAGTGGCAGCCTAAAGACCGTTTCTCCCTTTCCGGCTCTTATTCGAAAGGATTCGCTTCCCTGCTGGTTGCTGTTCACCGTTACGGAGAGTATACGGTTCTCGACGGTGGAAAAAGCCAGACTTACGGAGCAAAGTACCTGACCGATGCGAATCTTAGCTTGGACTTGGGTAAAGTCGGAATGTTTAAGATCGGAGCGAACAACCTTTTTGACGTAAAACCCGACAAAAACGAGATCGGCCAGTCAAGAGGCGGTATCATATACGATCACGACGGATCCCCTATAGTGAATTCTCCTGGAGTTTTCACTTATTCCCGACGTTCAGCGCCTTTCGGATTTAACGGCGGTTATTACTACTTGGCTTACGAGTACAGCTTCTGA